One region of Nothobranchius furzeri strain GRZ-AD chromosome 16, NfurGRZ-RIMD1, whole genome shotgun sequence genomic DNA includes:
- the metrn gene encoding meteorin isoform X2: MCRGLSQQKGSVEQISLHCSEGTLDWLYPKGALRLTLSPRLASAVVGPGGSSSGLITACVKTSDQFHGAQLYLERDGVLELLVGDRIESSPPPRVRCFSRLPGEKLALFLQATPHQDISRRIASFRYELRGDWTAHMSLDSNSISSEDACRPCNNTEILMAVCTSDFVVRGNIRTVEEDENLRAAVIMVSATRVFRQKYALFTGSSRLASRGEIRTLLQCGVKPGPGSFLFTGRVHFGEAWLGCAPRYKDFQRTYAEAKAARQIPCELPVD; encoded by the exons ATGTGCCG TGGATTGTCCCAGCAGAAGGGCAGCGTGGAGCAGATTTCTCTCCACTGCTCTGAGGGCACTCTGGACTGGCTGTATCCCAAAGGGGCCCTGCGTCTCACCCTCTCACCCCGCCTGGCTTCAGCAGTGGTGGGACCTGGTGGCAGCAGCTCTGGACTCATCACCGCCTGTGTCAAGACCTCAGATCAGTTCCACGGGGCCCAGCTGTACCTGGAGAGAGACGGTGTCCTGGAGCTCCTGGTTGGGGACAGGATAGAGTCATCCCCACCCCCAAGGGTCCGCTGCTTCAGCCGGCTGCCTGGCGAGAAGCTGGCCCTCTTCCTGCAGGCTACGCCCCATCAGGACATCAGCAGGAGGATTGCGTCCTTCCGCTATGAGCTGAGGGGGGACTGGACAGCCCACATGTCTCTAGACTCTAACTCCATCAGCAGTGAAG ACGCCTGCCGACCCTGCAACAACACAGAGATCCTGATGGCTGTTTGCACCAGCGACTTTG TGGTTCGAGGTAACATCCGCACGGTGGAGGAAGACGAGAATTTACGGGCGGCAGTGATCATGGTCAGCGCCACCCGTGTGTTCCGTCAGAAGTACGCCCTGTTCACAGGCAGCAGCCGCCTGGCCAGCCGGGGTGAAATTCGGACTCTGCTTCAGTGTGGCGTCAAACCGGGACCCGGAAGCTTCCTTTTCACCGGCAGGGTCCACTTCGGCGAGGCCTGGCTGGGCTGCGCTCCACGCTACAAGGACTTCCAGAGGACTTACGCCGAGGCCAAAGCGGCCCGGCAGATTCCCTGTGAACTGCCTGTAGACTGA